From one Lysinibacillus sp. G4S2 genomic stretch:
- a CDS encoding ABC transporter ATP-binding protein has protein sequence MNTANDLLTIRNLTTSFRIKETYHAAVEDVSLSLKKNEVLAIVGESGCGKSTLATTIVGLHNEINTKVTGDILYNNQNLTQLNEQKFNGLRGNDIGFIFQDPLSALNPLMRIGEQIAEGLVYHTKLSKQQREERVIELLNQVGISNPERVARQFPHQLSGGMRQRVMIAIALSCKPSILIADEPTTALDVTIQAQILDLLKALQSETETGIILITHDLGVVAEMADRVAVMYAGEVVEEAPVQELFNNAKHPYTRSLLNSIPQTHSENERLEVIQGMVPSLKNLPREGCRFSARIPWIDASAHERKPQLHEIAPGHFVRCTCWKHFHLEGEEGGGAV, from the coding sequence TTGAATACAGCAAATGACCTATTAACAATTAGAAATCTAACTACAAGTTTCCGCATTAAAGAAACTTACCACGCTGCTGTAGAGGATGTCTCGCTTTCGCTTAAAAAGAATGAAGTATTAGCAATCGTTGGGGAATCTGGTTGTGGTAAAAGTACATTAGCAACTACTATTGTAGGCTTACACAATGAAATTAACACAAAGGTTACAGGTGACATTCTTTATAATAACCAAAATTTAACGCAACTAAATGAGCAGAAATTTAATGGTTTACGTGGTAATGATATTGGTTTTATCTTCCAAGATCCACTTTCCGCTCTTAATCCGTTAATGCGGATAGGAGAACAGATTGCAGAGGGGCTAGTGTATCATACAAAACTCTCAAAGCAACAACGTGAGGAGAGAGTAATAGAATTATTGAATCAAGTAGGTATTTCTAATCCGGAGCGTGTGGCAAGACAATTCCCTCATCAATTGTCTGGAGGGATGCGTCAACGTGTCATGATCGCCATTGCATTGTCGTGTAAACCATCCATTTTAATAGCAGATGAACCGACAACGGCTCTAGATGTGACTATTCAAGCTCAAATACTTGATTTATTAAAAGCACTACAGTCAGAAACCGAAACAGGTATTATCTTAATTACCCATGATTTGGGCGTTGTGGCAGAAATGGCTGATCGAGTTGCAGTGATGTATGCAGGTGAAGTAGTAGAAGAAGCACCTGTTCAGGAATTATTTAATAATGCTAAACATCCTTATACTCGTTCTCTATTGAATTCTATCCCACAAACACATAGTGAAAATGAGAGACTTGAAGTTATTCAAGGTATGGTGCCATCGCTGAAGAATTTGCCTCGGGAAGGCTGCCGATTTTCAGCACGAATACCGTGGATAGATGCATCTGCACATGAAAGAAAACCACAATTACATGAAATTGCACCAGGTCATTTTGTTAGATGTACCTGCTGGAAACACTTTCATTTAGAAGGTGAAGAAGGAGGCGGGGCTGTATGA
- a CDS encoding ATP-binding cassette domain-containing protein: MSFMQINDLNVHYPIRGGFFNTVIDKVYAVDGVTMEFEKGKTYGLVGESGSGKSTTGKAIIGLEKITSGQIFYEGEDVTNQRRNRNSAYNKDIQMIFQDSHSSMNPRKRVLDILAEPIRNFMKLSDQEERKRIKELLAIVGMSEDVLLKYPHEFSGGQKQRLGIARAVACNPKMIIADEPVSALDLSVQAQVLNFMKDIQNEYGLTYLFISHDLGVVKHMCDHISIMYKGRFVETGTRHDIYRDPQHIYTNRLLSAIPNIEPETRLERKLIRQKVEENYQKEQHQYYDEHGKVYPLKSISETHMVAMAGGI, from the coding sequence ATGAGCTTTATGCAAATTAACGATTTAAACGTTCATTACCCAATTCGAGGGGGATTTTTTAATACAGTAATCGATAAGGTATATGCGGTTGATGGCGTCACAATGGAATTTGAAAAAGGAAAAACATATGGTTTAGTAGGAGAATCAGGGTCTGGAAAATCCACGACAGGAAAGGCCATTATTGGTTTAGAAAAAATCACGTCAGGTCAAATTTTCTATGAAGGTGAGGATGTTACAAACCAGCGAAGAAATCGTAATTCAGCTTATAACAAAGATATTCAAATGATTTTCCAAGATTCTCATTCAAGTATGAATCCTAGAAAACGGGTATTAGACATTTTAGCTGAGCCTATCCGGAATTTTATGAAGCTTAGTGATCAAGAGGAGCGTAAGCGCATAAAAGAGTTACTAGCCATTGTAGGTATGTCTGAAGATGTATTGTTAAAATATCCGCATGAATTTTCTGGTGGTCAAAAGCAACGTCTTGGAATAGCGCGAGCTGTTGCTTGTAATCCCAAAATGATTATTGCTGATGAACCTGTATCTGCACTAGATTTATCCGTACAAGCACAGGTGCTAAACTTTATGAAAGATATTCAAAATGAGTATGGGCTTACTTATTTATTTATTTCACATGATTTAGGTGTTGTAAAACATATGTGTGATCATATATCCATTATGTATAAAGGACGCTTCGTAGAAACGGGTACGAGACATGATATATATAGGGATCCACAACATATTTATACAAATCGTCTCTTATCTGCCATTCCAAATATTGAGCCAGAGACACGCTTGGAACGGAAATTAATTCGACAAAAAGTAGAAGAGAATTATCAGAAAGAGCAACATCAATATTATGATGAGCATGGAAAAGTATACCCACTAAAATCCATTTCAGAAACACATATGGTTGCGATGGCAGGGGGTATATAA
- the opp4B gene encoding oligopeptide ABC transporter permease has translation MWKTIVRRTLLMIPQMFVLSLIIFILAKQMPGDPFTGLITPETDPARIEELRIQAGFYDPWYVQYYHWITNALQGDFGQSYTYKIAVSTLIGERALNTFWLALLSAILVYAIAIPLGMIAGRKQDTLYDKSITLYSFISYAIPTFVLGLIFLYIFGYRLAWFPTSGTVDVGIEPGTMEYYWNRIYHLILPAMTYAILGTTTIIQYLRSEIIDAKTQDYVKTARSKGVPMKRIYRRHIFRNSLLPIAAFLGFTITGLLGGSIFIETIFGFPGMGQLFIHSITSRDYSVITALVMLYGFLALLGSLLSDIIMSIVDPRIRID, from the coding sequence ATGTGGAAAACGATTGTTAGACGAACACTTTTGATGATTCCTCAAATGTTTGTGCTAAGCCTAATTATCTTTATTTTGGCGAAACAAATGCCGGGTGATCCATTTACAGGATTGATTACACCAGAAACAGACCCTGCACGTATTGAAGAATTGAGAATTCAAGCAGGATTTTATGATCCATGGTATGTGCAATATTACCATTGGATAACTAATGCCTTGCAAGGAGATTTTGGACAAAGCTATACATATAAAATTGCGGTGTCCACACTGATTGGTGAGCGCGCATTAAATACATTTTGGCTCGCTCTACTTAGTGCGATTCTCGTTTATGCAATTGCTATTCCATTAGGAATGATTGCGGGGCGCAAGCAAGATACATTGTACGATAAGTCGATTACACTATATAGCTTTATAAGCTACGCGATACCGACTTTTGTCTTGGGTTTAATTTTCTTATATATTTTCGGTTATCGTTTAGCGTGGTTCCCGACGAGTGGGACAGTTGATGTAGGTATAGAACCAGGAACGATGGAATATTATTGGAATCGTATCTATCATTTAATTTTACCTGCGATGACATATGCAATTTTAGGTACAACAACGATTATTCAATATTTACGTTCAGAAATTATCGATGCTAAGACACAGGATTACGTTAAAACAGCACGTAGTAAAGGTGTACCGATGAAAAGAATCTATAGAAGACATATTTTCCGCAATTCCTTATTGCCGATTGCAGCCTTTCTAGGTTTTACAATTACAGGCTTATTAGGCGGTTCGATTTTCATAGAAACTATTTTTGGCTTCCCAGGCATGGGGCAATTATTCATCCATTCTATAACGAGTCGCGATTATAGTGTGATTACAGCTCTCGTTATGCTTTATGGCTTCTTAGCATTATTAGGTAGTCTACTGTCAGATATTATTATGAGCATTGTTGATCCACGTATCCGCATAGACTAA
- a CDS encoding ABC transporter permease produces the protein MEQKNDTMTVESIPPTGIQVVIREFRKDKLALFSFIGINLLIITILIMAMIMDQDEILKIKLLERYTEPGVNGYFLGADEAGRDMLGQLIIGAKNSILIAIAITLIANTIGIALGIIMGYYGGFIDNLFMRIIDFLMTLPTLMIIIVIVTIIPKYGVFELILILSAFQWIGTARLVRSKALSEGRRDYVNASKTMGTSDFAIMFKGILPNLSSLLIVELTLNFAGNVGIETGLSFLGFGLPPSTPSLGTLVSYATNPIVLSTKWWVWLPASILILILMLGINYVGQALRRAADVKQRIG, from the coding sequence ATGGAACAAAAAAATGACACAATGACAGTTGAAAGTATTCCACCAACAGGGATACAAGTTGTAATACGTGAATTTCGAAAAGATAAGCTAGCGTTATTTTCATTTATCGGTATAAATTTACTGATTATTACGATATTAATTATGGCAATGATTATGGACCAAGATGAAATTTTAAAAATCAAATTGTTAGAGCGCTATACAGAGCCGGGGGTAAATGGTTATTTCCTTGGGGCTGATGAAGCTGGGCGCGATATGCTAGGGCAGCTTATTATCGGTGCTAAAAACTCCATTTTAATTGCGATTGCTATTACTCTTATTGCTAATACAATAGGGATTGCACTCGGAATTATAATGGGTTATTATGGCGGCTTTATTGATAATTTATTTATGCGTATCATCGATTTTCTCATGACATTACCAACGTTAATGATTATAATCGTGATAGTTACAATTATTCCCAAATACGGTGTTTTTGAGTTAATTTTAATATTAAGTGCCTTCCAATGGATAGGGACAGCACGTTTAGTCCGCAGTAAAGCTTTATCAGAAGGACGCCGTGATTATGTGAATGCCTCTAAAACAATGGGTACTAGTGATTTTGCCATTATGTTTAAGGGGATATTACCAAATTTAAGTTCGTTGTTAATTGTAGAGTTAACGTTAAATTTTGCAGGGAATGTTGGTATTGAAACAGGTCTATCATTTTTAGGCTTTGGTTTACCACCATCTACACCTAGCTTAGGTACTCTTGTAAGCTACGCAACGAATCCGATTGTACTATCTACAAAGTGGTGGGTATGGTTGCCCGCATCAATATTAATTCTAATCTTGATGCTTGGTATAAATTATGTCGGTCAAGCACTTCGTCGTGCAGCTGACGTAAAACAAAGAATTGGATAA
- a CDS encoding oligopeptide ABC transporter substrate-binding protein has translation MKKNWLLLSVIFAVMFVLAACNNDGKDSAKTDDGNKDKPSQTEDKKADTNALPMEVTNEGDVIKGGTLKVALVTDSPFKGIFIEELSDDAFDSKIMEYASNSLFELNGDFQVTDKGIAKLEVDKDNKKAKITIQGDVKWSDGKPLTADDLIYPYEIIGHPDYDGVRYDDDFQNIVGAQEYHDGKAKTISGIKKIDEKSIEITFKKVSPAIYSVGDGLWGYAAPKHQLESIPVKDALIASDAVRKNPVTLGAFKIDKIVNGESVQLVANENYYKGKPKLDKVVIEVVPSTSISEAMKTGKYDIAHQYPTNQFDGIKDLSNISVLSRPELSYSYVGFKLGKYDKTSSKNIFDEKSKMNDVNLRQAIGYAMDIESVTEKFYQGLRVRANSLIPPVFASYYDDTLEGYHYDPEKAKELLDKAGYKDVDGDGIREDKDGKKFTIRLAAMSGSDTDEAIAEYYRQNWKDVGLNVELTTGRLIEFNSFYDKVKADDPEIDMFMAAWKTGTNPSPAGLYSEGAEFNFSRYVTADLTKMLADIDSEKAMDPKFRSEAFRTWQVYMSEQATTIPMYFRTEIVPVNKRVKNYNIDHANPTELQNIELTADAPVK, from the coding sequence ATGAAAAAAAATTGGTTATTACTATCCGTTATTTTTGCAGTGATGTTTGTATTAGCAGCCTGCAATAACGACGGTAAAGATTCGGCTAAAACGGATGATGGCAACAAAGACAAACCGTCACAAACAGAAGATAAAAAAGCGGATACAAATGCGCTTCCTATGGAAGTAACAAATGAAGGAGATGTTATTAAAGGTGGTACTTTAAAGGTAGCGCTTGTAACGGATTCTCCTTTTAAAGGAATTTTTATTGAGGAATTATCTGATGATGCTTTCGATAGCAAAATCATGGAATACGCATCAAATAGTCTTTTTGAATTGAATGGGGATTTCCAAGTAACAGATAAAGGTATTGCGAAATTAGAAGTTGATAAGGACAATAAGAAAGCAAAGATTACCATTCAAGGGGACGTTAAATGGTCAGATGGTAAACCATTAACGGCTGACGACTTAATTTATCCTTACGAAATTATTGGTCATCCTGATTACGACGGCGTACGCTATGATGACGATTTCCAAAATATTGTTGGAGCACAAGAATATCATGATGGTAAAGCAAAGACAATTTCTGGTATTAAAAAAATTGACGAAAAATCAATTGAAATTACGTTCAAGAAAGTGTCACCAGCTATTTATTCAGTTGGGGATGGATTATGGGGTTATGCAGCACCTAAGCATCAGTTAGAGTCAATCCCTGTTAAAGACGCCCTAATTGCTTCAGATGCAGTTCGTAAAAATCCTGTAACACTTGGCGCATTTAAAATTGACAAAATTGTAAATGGAGAATCTGTTCAGCTTGTAGCGAATGAAAATTATTATAAAGGCAAACCAAAGTTAGATAAAGTAGTTATCGAAGTTGTTCCTTCAACTTCAATTAGTGAAGCTATGAAAACTGGGAAATATGATATTGCACATCAATACCCAACAAATCAATTTGATGGTATAAAAGATCTTTCGAATATATCGGTTTTAAGTCGTCCTGAGTTGTCATACTCTTATGTAGGCTTTAAATTAGGGAAATACGATAAAACGAGCAGTAAAAATATTTTTGATGAGAAGTCAAAAATGAATGATGTAAATTTACGTCAAGCGATTGGCTATGCGATGGATATTGAATCTGTTACCGAAAAGTTCTATCAAGGTCTACGTGTAAGAGCGAATTCATTAATTCCACCTGTGTTTGCATCTTACTATGATGATACATTAGAGGGCTATCACTACGATCCTGAAAAAGCTAAAGAATTGCTTGATAAAGCTGGATATAAAGATGTAGATGGAGACGGAATCCGTGAAGATAAAGACGGGAAAAAATTCACTATTCGTTTAGCTGCAATGTCTGGTTCAGATACAGATGAAGCGATTGCTGAATACTATCGTCAAAACTGGAAAGACGTTGGATTAAATGTTGAACTGACTACTGGTCGTTTAATTGAATTCAATAGCTTCTACGATAAAGTAAAAGCTGATGATCCAGAAATTGATATGTTTATGGCTGCATGGAAAACAGGTACAAACCCATCTCCAGCAGGCTTATATAGTGAGGGTGCAGAATTTAACTTTAGTCGTTACGTTACTGCCGATTTAACAAAAATGTTAGCAGATATTGATTCGGAAAAGGCAATGGATCCAAAATTCCGATCAGAAGCATTCCGTACATGGCAAGTATATATGAGCGAACAGGCAACGACAATTCCAATGTACTTCCGTACGGAGATTGTTCCAGTAAACAAACGCGTGAAAAACTACAATATTGATCACGCAAATCCAACAGAGCTTCAAAATATTGAATTAACAGCAGATGCTCCAGTAAAATAA